Part of the Streptomyces sp. NBC_01460 genome, AGATGTGGGCCTCGCACTTCATCCAGTACGAGCAGCCCGCGACCTGGCTCAACTCCGGTGGTGCCGGGACCATGGGGTACGCCGTCCCGGCGGCCATGGGCGCCAAGGCGGGCATGCCCGAGCGTGCCGTCTGGGCGATCGACGGCGACGGCTGCTTCCAGATGACCAACCAGGAACTCACCACCTGCGCGCTCAACAACATCCCGATCAAGGTCGCCATCATCAACAACGGCGCCCTCGGGATGGTCCGCCAGTGGCAGACCCTGTTCTACAACCAGCGGTACTCCAACACCGTGCTGCACTCCGGCCCGGACGCGGACGGCAACGCGGCCAAGGGCACCCGCGTCCCGGACTTCGTCAAGCTGTCCGAGGCCATGGGCTGCTACGCGATCCGCTGCGAGGACCCGGCCGACCTGGACAAGGTCATCGCCGAGGCCAACGCGATCAACGACCGCCCGGTCGTCATCGACTTCATCGTCCACGAGGACGCCATGGTGTGGCCGATGGTCGCCGCCGGCACCTCCAACGACGAGGTCATGGCGGCGCGCGGCGTCCGCCCCGACTTCGGCGACAACGAAGACGACTGAGAGACAGAGAGAGACCGACTCCATGTCCAGTAAGCACACCCTCTCCGTCCTGGTCGAGAACAAGCCGGGTGTCCTCGCCCGGATCACGGCCCTGTTCTCCCGGCGCGGCTTCAACATCGACTCGCTCGCGGTCGGTACCACCGAACATCCCGACATCTCACGCATCACCATTGTCGTGAACGTCGAGGGACTGCCCCTGGAGCAGGTGACCAAGCAGCTCAACAAGCTGGTCAACGTCCTGAAGATCGTCGAACTCGAGCCCACCGCAGCGATCCAGCGGGAGCTCGTCCTGGTGAAGGTCCGCGCCGACAACGAGACCCGCTCCCAGATCGTCGAGATCGTCCAGCTGTTCCGCGCCAAGACCGTGGACGTCTCCCCGGAGGCCGTCACGATCGAGGCGACAGGGGGCGCCGACAAGCTGGAGGCCATGCTCAAGATGCTCGAGCAGTTCGGCATCAAGGAGCTCGTCCAGTCCGGCACCATCGCCATAGGGCGCGGCGCGCGCTCGATCACCGACCGTTCCCTGCGCGCACTCGACCGTACGGCGTAACACCTCACGGGCCGCCTCGCCGCTCGCATGGCGAGACCCGGCAATGTATCCGACGCACCCCGCCGTACGGTGGGACGCAACACCTGCACACCAAGGAGAAGACCCAGTGGCCGAGCTGTTCTACGACGACGATGCCGACCTGTCCATCATCCAGGGCCGTAAGGTCGCGGTCCTCGGTTACGGCAGCCAGGGGCACGCCCACGCGCTGTCGCTGCGTGACTCGGGTGTCGACGTCCGTGTCGGTCTGCACGAGGGTTCGAAGTCCAAGGCCAAGGCCGAGGAGCAGGGCCTGCGCGTGGTGACCCCGTCCGAGGCCGCGGCCGAGGCCGACGTCATCATGATCCTCGTCCCGGACCCGATCCAGGCCCAGGTCTACGAGGAGTCCGTCAAGGACAACCTCAAGGACGGCGACGCGCTGTTCTTCGGCCACGGCCTGAACATCCGCTTCGACTTCATCAAGCCGCCGGCCAACGTCGACGTCTGCATGGTCGCCCCGAAGGGCCCGGGCCACCTGGTCCGCCGCCAGTACGAGGAGGGCCGCGGCGTCCCGTGCATCGTGGCCGTCGAGCAGGACGCCACCGGCAAGGGCCTGGAGCTGGCGCTCAGCTACGCGAAGGGCATCGGCGGCACCCGCGCCGGCGTCATCAAGACGACCTTCACCGAGGAGACCGAGACCGACCTGTTCGGTGAGCAGGCCGTCCTCTGCGGTGGCACCGCCGCCCTGGTCAAGGCCGGTTTCGAGACGCTGACCGAGGCCGGCTACCAGCCGGAGATCGCGTACTTCGAGTGCCTCCACGAGCTGAAGCTCATCGTGGACCTCATGTACGAGGGCGGCCTGGAGAAGATGCGCTGGTCCATCTCGGAGACCGCCGAGTGGGGCGACTACGTCACCGGCCCGCGCATCATCACGGACGCCACCAAGGCCGAGATGAAGAAGGTCCTCGCCGAGATCCAGGACGGCACCTTCGCCAAGGCCTGGATGGCCGAGTACCACAACGGTCTGCCCAAGTACAACGAGTACAAGAAGGCCGACAGCGAGTCCCTGCTGGAGACCACCGGCAAGGAGCTCCGCAAGCTCATGAGCTGGGTCGACAACGAGGACGCCTGAGTTGACGCCGGGGGGCGGGTCCGTACGGGCCCGCCCCCCGGCGCAAGGCCGGCCTCACACCCCGTGTCACTGCGGGGAGAGGTGGGTGGCAGGAGACGGCGCCGTACGTCTGTACAGACCGTCCACCCCGTGAGGGTGATCCTTCCACCGGGGCGCAGTCGATGCCCGGCCGCATGACTACACTTCTCAACACATACACGCGTCAGGGCCCACAGTGTCGTGCGTCTTCCACGCGGCTAGCCCCTCCACCGCCTGCGGCCGTCGGGACGGCCGTCCGCACTGGACTTGTGAGGACACACGTGAGCTCGAAACCTGTCGTACTCATCGCCGAAGAGCTGTCGCCCGCCACGGTCGACGCCCTGGGTCCGGATTTCGAGATCCGGCACTGCAACGGCGCGGACCGCGCCGAACTCCTCCCCGCGATCGCCGACGTCGACGCGATCCTGGTGCGCTCCGCCACCAAGGTCGACGCCGAGGCCATCGCCGCCGCGAAGAAGCTCAAGGTCGTCGCCCGCGCCGGTGTCGGTCTGGACAACGTCGACGTCTCCTCGGCCACCAAGGCCGGCGTGATGGTCGTCAACGCCCCGACCTCCAACATCGTCACCGCCGCCGAGCTGGCCTGTGGTCTGCTCGTCGCCACGGCGCGCAACATCCCGCAGGCCAACACCGCCCTGAAGAACGGCGAGTGGAAGCGCTCCAAGTACACGGGTGTCGAGCTCAGCGAGAAGACCCTCGGCGTCGTCGGCCTCGGCCGCATCGGCGTCCTGGTCGCCCAGCGCATGTCGGCCTTCGGCATGAAGATCGTGGCGTACGACCCCTACGTGCAGCCCGCCCGCGCGGCCCAGATGGGCGTCAAGCTCCTCACGCTGGACGAGCTGCTCGAGGTCTCCGACTTCATCACGGTCCACCTGCCCAAGACCCCCGAGACGCTCGGCCTGATCGGCGACGAGGCGCTGCACAAGGTGAAGCCCTCGGTGCGCATCGTCAACGCCGCGCGCGGCGGCATCGTCGACGAGGAGGCGCTCGCCTCCGCCCTCAAGGAGGGCCGTGTCGCCGGCGCCGGTCTGGACGTGTACACCAAGGAGCCCTGCACGGACTCCCCGCTGTTCCAGTTCGACCAGGTCGTCTGCACCCCGCACCTCGGTGCCTCCACCGACGAGGCGCAGGAGAAGGCCGGCATCGCCGTCGCCAAGTCCGTCCGTCTGGCCCTCGCCGGTGAGCTCGTGCCCGACGCGGTCAACGTCCAGGGCGGGGTCATCGCCGAGGACGTGCGCCCCGGCCTGCCGCTCGCCGAGAAGCTCGGCCGGATCTTCACGGCCCTCGCCGGTGAGGTCGCGGCCCGTCTCGACGTCGAGGTCTACGGCGAGATCACCCAGCACGACGTGAAGGTGCTCGAACTCTCCGCGCTCAAGGGCGTGTTCGAGGACGTCGTCGACGAGACCGTCAGCTACGTCAACGCCCCGCTCTTCGCGCAGGAGCGCGGTGTCGAGGTCCGCCTCACCACGAGCTCCGAGTCGCCGGACCACCGCAACGTGGTGACCGTCCGCGGCACCCTGTCGAACGGCGAGGAGGTCGCGGTGTCCGGCACGCTCGCCGGCCCCAAGCACCTCCAGAAGATCGTCGCGATCGGCGAGCACGACGTGGACCTGGCGCTCGCCGACCACATGGTCGTCCTGCGCTACGAGGACCGCCCCGGCGTCGTCGGCGCCGTCGGCAAGATCCTCGGCGAGGCCGGGCTGAACATCGCCGGCATGCAGGTCTCGCGCCAGGACGCGGGCGGCGAGGCGCTGGTCGTCCTCACCGTCGACGACACCATCCCGCAGTCGGTCCTCACCGAGATCGCCGACGAGATCGGTGCCGCCTCGGCGCGTTCGGTGAACCTCACCGACTGATCGGCAGTGACACCACGACCGCGCCCGGCGGACAGAGACCCTCTGTCCGCCGGGCGCGGTCGTCCGTGGTTCCGGGGGCGGCCGGCCCGACGGCCTATCCGTCCACCTGCCCGGTGAAGAGCGCGATCAGGAAGACGGCCCACCCCGTCGTGGAGATCAGCACGGGGAACCAGGCGGCGATCGCGCAGCCGGAGAGGACGAGGCCGATGCGCCGCTGCCGACGCGCGGGGGTGCGGGCGAGGAACCAGCTGGGCAGGATCAGCGCGTAGGAGAGCAGCAGGCCTCCGGTCAGCAGGAACGTCCGGTCGGCGAAGGTGTTCTCCACCGACGACACGGCGGCGGCCAGCGCCGGTGCCAGCACGGTGCCGGTCAACGGGGCCGCCCACCAGCGCCGTTCGGGCTCCGGTCGCGTAGCGAGGGGGAAGGGGGTCCTGGCGTCGGTGCTCATGGACCCATTTCACCGTGCGTGACCTCGCGATCACTCCGTCGGCGTACTCACGCCGTCGCGGCGCCGTACTCATCCGGGGTGTGGCTCACAGCCGGGCCTGCTTCAGCGCCATGTGAAGGAGCAGCCGGTCCTCGCCGTCGTTCAGATCGAGGCCGGTGAGCTGCTGGACGCGGCCGAGGCGGTAGTAGAGCGTCTGGCGGTGGATGCCCAGCTCGGTGGCCGTCCGGCTCGCCTGGCCCGCACGGTCGAGGAACACCTCGGCGGTACGGGCCAGTTCGGCGTGGGCAGGGGCGAGCAGAGGGCGGACGGCAGGGTCGGGAGCGGTGCCCGGAGTGCGGGGCAGGCCCGCCAGGATGCGGTACGGGCCGATGGCCGACCAGGCGGCGACCGGGCCGAAGCGGGATTCCGCCGAGGCCGCGCGGGCGGCGGACAGCGCCTCGTGCCAGGAGTCGGCCAGCTCCGCCAGGCCCCGGCGGGGAGCGGCGAGGCCGCCGGTGGCGGCGGGCCCGGCGGTGGCACGCAGCCGCTCCGCCGCGGTCGTCGCCGGACCGAGGGCCTCGGGGGAGCGCAGCCGGACCAGGGCGGCCAGGGCCTGGGCACCGGCTCCGGGGGCCGTGGCGAGAGCCGCCGCCGAGGGCACCGTACGCACGGACGGCGTCTCGCCCGGCCAGGGGGCCACGCACACCACCGTGTGCAGCCCGTCCGCGTCGGCGCCGAGGGCCTCGTGCAGCGCGGCCACCGCCATGTCGCGCTGCCAGCCGTGTCCGGCGACGAGCACCGCGCCGAACTCCCGCGACAGGTCCGTACCGGCCCGCTCCTCGTCGGCGAGCAGGGCGCCGATGCGGGCCGCCACCTCCATGGCAGCCGTCAGCTGTGCGTCCGTCGGTCCGGGGTCCGCGTCCAGCAGCCACACATAGCCCAGGACGACACCCCGATGGCGTACCGGCAGGCAGATGCGGTCCCGGAAGACCCCGGCCTCCGGGGCGGCCGGGATGCGGACGGGCCCCGTCGCACGGGTGATGCCGAACCCCTCGAACCAGGCGCGCACCGCCGGGGTGGAGCGCCGGGTGAGGATCGAGCGGGTACGGACGGGGTCCATGGCGGTGTCGTCGTCGCTGTCGTGGGCCCCGAAGGCGACCAGCCCGAAATCGCGGTTCTCCAGGGTCGCGGGGGCGCTGAGCAGCGCGGAGATCTCGTCGACCAGCTCCTGGTAATCGCCCTTCACCCCGCCATTCTCGCACCCCTTCAGACATATGTCTGAGATCCGGCCCACGGATGCGTGACAGGTGTCGATGGCACGGCATCGCGGGGGTACCTAGATTTCACAGTGGTTCTCCGTGCCGTCCCGGTCCGTTCACCCGTGTACCGGTCCGGCCCCGTCCGTACTCCGTGGAGGTGCCCCGTGCTGGGTCCCGTGATTCTCGCCGCGTCACGCAGCGACAAGATGCGTCGTTTCATCTCGGCCGCGCCCGGCACCAAGCAGGTCGTCGACCGCTTCATCGCCGGTGAGAGCGTCGACCAGGTCGTCCCCGTCATCGAGGACGCGGCCTCCAAGGGCCTCGAGGTCACCCTGGACGTCGTGGGTGAGGACATCACCACCCCCGAGCAGGCCGCTGCCGCGCGCGACGCCTACCTGGAGCTCGTCGGCCGTCTGAAGGAGCTCGGGCTCGGCGCCCGGGCCGAGATGTCCGTCAAGCTCTCCATGTTCGGCCAGGCGCTGGAGGGCGGCCACG contains:
- the ilvN gene encoding acetolactate synthase small subunit, with product MSSKHTLSVLVENKPGVLARITALFSRRGFNIDSLAVGTTEHPDISRITIVVNVEGLPLEQVTKQLNKLVNVLKIVELEPTAAIQRELVLVKVRADNETRSQIVEIVQLFRAKTVDVSPEAVTIEATGGADKLEAMLKMLEQFGIKELVQSGTIAIGRGARSITDRSLRALDRTA
- the ilvC gene encoding ketol-acid reductoisomerase, whose product is MAELFYDDDADLSIIQGRKVAVLGYGSQGHAHALSLRDSGVDVRVGLHEGSKSKAKAEEQGLRVVTPSEAAAEADVIMILVPDPIQAQVYEESVKDNLKDGDALFFGHGLNIRFDFIKPPANVDVCMVAPKGPGHLVRRQYEEGRGVPCIVAVEQDATGKGLELALSYAKGIGGTRAGVIKTTFTEETETDLFGEQAVLCGGTAALVKAGFETLTEAGYQPEIAYFECLHELKLIVDLMYEGGLEKMRWSISETAEWGDYVTGPRIITDATKAEMKKVLAEIQDGTFAKAWMAEYHNGLPKYNEYKKADSESLLETTGKELRKLMSWVDNEDA
- the serA gene encoding phosphoglycerate dehydrogenase, whose translation is MSSKPVVLIAEELSPATVDALGPDFEIRHCNGADRAELLPAIADVDAILVRSATKVDAEAIAAAKKLKVVARAGVGLDNVDVSSATKAGVMVVNAPTSNIVTAAELACGLLVATARNIPQANTALKNGEWKRSKYTGVELSEKTLGVVGLGRIGVLVAQRMSAFGMKIVAYDPYVQPARAAQMGVKLLTLDELLEVSDFITVHLPKTPETLGLIGDEALHKVKPSVRIVNAARGGIVDEEALASALKEGRVAGAGLDVYTKEPCTDSPLFQFDQVVCTPHLGASTDEAQEKAGIAVAKSVRLALAGELVPDAVNVQGGVIAEDVRPGLPLAEKLGRIFTALAGEVAARLDVEVYGEITQHDVKVLELSALKGVFEDVVDETVSYVNAPLFAQERGVEVRLTTSSESPDHRNVVTVRGTLSNGEEVAVSGTLAGPKHLQKIVAIGEHDVDLALADHMVVLRYEDRPGVVGAVGKILGEAGLNIAGMQVSRQDAGGEALVVLTVDDTIPQSVLTEIADEIGAASARSVNLTD
- a CDS encoding PucR family transcriptional regulator, which codes for MKGDYQELVDEISALLSAPATLENRDFGLVAFGAHDSDDDTAMDPVRTRSILTRRSTPAVRAWFEGFGITRATGPVRIPAAPEAGVFRDRICLPVRHRGVVLGYVWLLDADPGPTDAQLTAAMEVAARIGALLADEERAGTDLSREFGAVLVAGHGWQRDMAVAALHEALGADADGLHTVVCVAPWPGETPSVRTVPSAAALATAPGAGAQALAALVRLRSPEALGPATTAAERLRATAGPAATGGLAAPRRGLAELADSWHEALSAARAASAESRFGPVAAWSAIGPYRILAGLPRTPGTAPDPAVRPLLAPAHAELARTAEVFLDRAGQASRTATELGIHRQTLYYRLGRVQQLTGLDLNDGEDRLLLHMALKQARL